The Rhizobium leguminosarum bv. trifolii WSM1325 genome has a window encoding:
- a CDS encoding extracellular solute-binding protein family 3 (PFAM: extracellular solute-binding protein family 3~SMART: extracellular solute-binding protein family 3~KEGG: ret:RHE_PC00160 amino acid ABC transporter substrate-binding protein), which produces MKLLPTLFAGAALVLSAVTAQAEVRFGVMNESYPPFFAKDASGQWQGWEIDLMNAVCEQMKEKCSIVEISWDGLIPALQSKKFDVIWSSMSNTAERSKVIDFTDKYYNTPSTLIGPKDQKPGATAEDVKGKTIGIQVSTIQSEYYKKYFAEAAEEKTYQTLDEAFQDLASGRIDYVFGDSLALDAFLKSDGGKDCCAKMGDVADDKEILGAGVSGGLRKEDTELKAKLNTAIAAVRASGQYDAINKKYFDFDIYGAK; this is translated from the coding sequence ATGAAACTGCTCCCCACACTGTTCGCCGGCGCGGCACTCGTGCTTTCCGCCGTCACCGCACAGGCCGAAGTCCGCTTCGGTGTCATGAACGAATCCTATCCGCCCTTCTTCGCCAAGGACGCCTCCGGCCAATGGCAGGGATGGGAGATCGACCTGATGAACGCTGTGTGCGAGCAGATGAAGGAGAAATGCTCGATCGTCGAAATTTCCTGGGATGGTCTCATTCCGGCTCTCCAGAGCAAGAAGTTCGACGTGATCTGGTCGTCGATGTCGAACACCGCGGAACGCTCGAAGGTGATCGACTTCACCGATAAATATTACAACACGCCGAGCACCTTGATCGGCCCCAAAGACCAGAAGCCGGGCGCCACTGCCGAGGACGTGAAAGGCAAGACCATCGGCATCCAGGTGTCGACGATCCAGTCGGAATATTACAAGAAGTATTTCGCCGAGGCTGCCGAGGAAAAGACCTACCAGACGCTCGACGAAGCGTTCCAGGATCTCGCCTCCGGCCGTATCGACTATGTCTTCGGCGATTCACTGGCGCTTGACGCTTTCCTCAAAAGCGATGGCGGCAAGGATTGCTGCGCCAAGATGGGCGACGTTGCCGACGACAAGGAGATTCTCGGCGCCGGCGTTTCGGGCGGCCTGCGCAAGGAAGACACTGAGCTGAAGGCCAAGCTGAACACGGCGATCGCTGCCGTCCGCGCCAGTGGCCAGTATGACGCCATCAACAAGAAATACTTCGATTTCGACATCTACGGCGCAAAGTAA
- a CDS encoding ABC transporter related (PFAM: ABC transporter related~SMART: AAA ATPase~KEGG: ret:RHE_PC00166 aliphatic sulfonate ABC transporter ATP-binding protein): MSIAEDTRRGEVTIRHLSKSYRLNGTPLQVLRDINLHVRSGESLAIVGASGSGKTTLLRVLAGLEDSDTGEVLVDGKAVRGVGTERAVIFQEPRLLPWLTVLDNVSFGLETSGLSREQARGRARHYVKLVGLQQFEAAYPRQLSGGMAQRVGIARALAVQPEILLLDEPLGALDAMTKIGMQQELARIWRDEDVTTILVTHDLEEAIYLADRILILPREKGGEPRLIEIDLPRPRDRSAPEFVRHREELLNLFGLH; the protein is encoded by the coding sequence ATGAGCATCGCTGAGGACACGCGCCGCGGGGAGGTGACGATCCGTCACCTCTCCAAATCCTACAGGTTGAACGGGACACCGCTGCAGGTTCTCAGGGATATCAACCTCCACGTCCGCTCCGGCGAAAGCCTCGCCATCGTCGGCGCCAGCGGCTCGGGCAAGACGACCCTGCTCAGAGTTCTGGCGGGTCTTGAGGACTCCGACACGGGAGAGGTCCTCGTCGATGGCAAGGCGGTGCGAGGCGTCGGCACAGAGCGCGCCGTCATCTTCCAGGAGCCGCGCCTTCTGCCCTGGCTGACCGTGCTCGACAATGTCTCCTTCGGGCTGGAAACTAGCGGCCTGTCGCGTGAGCAGGCGAGGGGACGGGCGCGCCACTATGTCAAGCTCGTCGGCCTGCAGCAGTTCGAGGCTGCCTATCCCCGGCAGCTCTCCGGCGGCATGGCCCAGCGCGTCGGCATCGCCCGGGCTCTGGCCGTCCAGCCGGAGATCCTGCTGCTCGACGAACCGCTCGGCGCGCTCGACGCGATGACCAAGATCGGCATGCAGCAAGAACTCGCACGGATCTGGCGCGATGAGGATGTGACGACCATCCTCGTCACCCATGATCTCGAGGAGGCGATCTATCTGGCCGACCGGATCCTGATCCTGCCACGGGAGAAGGGCGGCGAGCCGCGTCTGATCGAAATCGATCTGCCCCGTCCTCGCGACCGCAGCGCACCGGAATTCGTTCGACACCGCGAAGAGCTGCTGAACCTGTTCGGACTGCACTGA
- a CDS encoding transcriptional regulator, AsnC family (PFAM: regulatory protein AsnC/Lrp family~SMART: regulatory protein AsnC/Lrp family~KEGG: ret:RHE_PC00158 AsnC family transcriptional regulator) — MEQLDRFDRDILDIVQRDCQLKAETIAERIGLSVSAVQRRLKRLREEGIIKAEVAVVDRKATGTAMVFIVGMEIERDNYDALAKFRLWAEKQDHIQQVYYVTGAVDLIAIVTARDVEHYDDIAALIMADNPQIRRMHTNVVLRDVKLGLFVPLD, encoded by the coding sequence ATGGAACAGCTGGATCGTTTTGACCGTGACATTCTCGATATCGTTCAGCGCGACTGCCAGCTGAAAGCCGAAACCATTGCCGAACGGATCGGACTGTCTGTTTCGGCCGTGCAGAGGCGGTTGAAGCGGCTGCGCGAGGAAGGGATCATCAAGGCGGAGGTGGCCGTCGTCGACCGCAAGGCGACGGGCACAGCGATGGTGTTCATCGTCGGGATGGAGATCGAGCGGGATAATTACGACGCGCTGGCGAAATTCCGCCTCTGGGCGGAGAAGCAGGATCACATACAACAGGTCTATTACGTCACAGGCGCGGTCGATCTGATCGCGATCGTCACCGCCCGCGACGTCGAGCATTATGACGACATCGCTGCGCTGATCATGGCTGACAATCCGCAGATCCGCCGCATGCACACGAATGTCGTGCTGCGCGACGTCAAGCTCGGCCTGTTCGTGCCCCTGGACTAG
- a CDS encoding aliphatic sulfonate ABC transporter substrate-binding protein (KEGG: ret:RHE_PC00167 aliphatic sulfonate ABC transporter substrate-binding protein), which produces MTFHPRHLLLPAVIALGLTSPAAAADTVKLRYLASQGGLAAHELAAELGYFDGTGITLENVGYAQGGPASLIALASGDVEIGSAATSAVLNSIIGGNDFVAAYPSNGINNEVQSTFYVLEDSPIKSIKDIAGKSIAVNTLGAHLDYTIREALHSVGLPADAANQLVVPGPQLEQVLRSKQVDIAAFGYWQTTFEGAALKNGGLRPIFDDTDVLGDIAGGFVVLRRDFAREHPEAAKIFVEQSARALDYAREHPEETKKILAKALSERGENADIAQYFRGYGVRAGGLPIERDIQFWIDVLVREGKLKQGQLAAKDILLTVDAKPASN; this is translated from the coding sequence ATGACATTCCACCCCCGCCACCTTCTCCTGCCGGCAGTGATTGCTCTCGGCCTAACCTCACCCGCCGCGGCCGCTGATACGGTGAAGCTGCGCTATCTCGCCAGCCAGGGTGGTCTTGCCGCTCATGAACTCGCCGCCGAACTCGGCTACTTCGACGGAACGGGCATCACGCTCGAAAATGTCGGCTACGCCCAGGGCGGCCCGGCCTCCCTGATCGCCCTGGCATCGGGTGATGTCGAGATCGGCAGCGCCGCAACTTCCGCCGTCCTGAATTCGATCATCGGCGGCAATGATTTCGTCGCCGCCTATCCCTCAAACGGCATCAATAACGAGGTGCAGTCGACCTTCTACGTGCTGGAAGACAGCCCGATCAAGAGTATCAAGGACATTGCCGGCAAGAGCATCGCGGTCAATACGCTCGGCGCGCATCTCGACTATACCATCCGCGAAGCCCTGCATTCCGTAGGCCTACCGGCGGACGCAGCCAATCAGCTTGTCGTTCCCGGGCCGCAGCTCGAGCAGGTGCTGCGCTCCAAACAGGTCGATATTGCCGCCTTCGGCTACTGGCAGACGACCTTCGAAGGGGCTGCGCTGAAGAATGGCGGCCTGCGTCCGATTTTCGACGATACCGACGTGCTTGGAGACATCGCCGGGGGCTTCGTGGTCCTGCGCCGCGATTTCGCTCGCGAACATCCTGAAGCTGCAAAGATTTTCGTCGAGCAGTCGGCTCGCGCTCTCGATTACGCCCGCGAGCATCCGGAGGAAACCAAGAAGATCCTCGCCAAGGCGCTCAGCGAGCGTGGTGAGAACGCGGATATCGCACAGTACTTCCGAGGCTATGGGGTGCGTGCCGGCGGCCTGCCGATCGAGCGCGACATCCAGTTCTGGATCGACGTCCTGGTTCGCGAAGGCAAGCTGAAGCAAGGCCAGCTGGCCGCCAAGGACATCCTCTTGACCGTCGACGCCAAGCCGGCAAGCAACTGA
- a CDS encoding transcriptional regulator, MarR family (PFAM: regulatory protein MarR~SMART: regulatory protein MarR~KEGG: ret:RHE_PC00164 MarR family transcriptional regulator): MKKTAPPLRQEDYEALADLRFALRQFMDFSASAAQSEGLPPQQHQALLAIKGQRGDAMTIGMLAERLIIAPHTATELVGRLSDAGLVERHADPADRRRQTVLLTDKADALLTRLSAVHLSEIREMAPKLIELLLELQKTASNTK; encoded by the coding sequence TTGAAGAAGACCGCGCCGCCGCTGAGGCAAGAGGATTACGAAGCTCTCGCCGACCTCAGATTCGCGCTTCGCCAGTTCATGGACTTCAGCGCCTCTGCCGCCCAGTCGGAGGGATTGCCCCCGCAGCAGCATCAGGCCCTTTTGGCGATCAAGGGACAACGTGGCGATGCCATGACCATCGGCATGCTAGCCGAGCGGCTGATCATCGCGCCGCATACGGCGACCGAGCTTGTCGGGCGGCTGTCGGATGCCGGACTGGTTGAACGTCATGCCGATCCGGCCGACAGGCGCCGCCAGACGGTTCTTCTGACGGATAAGGCGGACGCGCTTCTGACGCGACTGAGCGCCGTCCACCTTTCGGAAATCAGGGAGATGGCCCCGAAGTTGATCGAGCTTCTGCTCGAGCTCCAGAAGACGGCGTCAAACACCAAATGA
- a CDS encoding polar amino acid ABC transporter, inner membrane subunit (TIGRFAM: polar amino acid ABC transporter, inner membrane subunit~PFAM: binding-protein-dependent transport systems inner membrane component~KEGG: ret:RHE_PC00162 amino acid ABC transporter permease), with the protein MNFTWISSYWPLLLTGAWQTVCLLVISVVFGFAIAIGLAFAQVSGGRLTRLLARSYCTFFRGTPLLIQLWLLYYGVGSLLPMVPGIRQSLFWPILREGFFFAAVSFTLNYAAYEAEVLRGALLAVPKGELEAGRAFGLSPWMLIRRIWLPRAIRIALPTIAGEIVMQLKATPLAFTVTVMDLYAVANKVRQDTLLVYEPLLVVTLFYLALTAVIARVFRGLEAQVPVRR; encoded by the coding sequence ATGAATTTCACCTGGATCTCTTCCTATTGGCCGCTGCTTCTGACCGGCGCCTGGCAGACTGTTTGCCTGCTGGTGATCTCCGTGGTGTTCGGCTTCGCCATCGCCATAGGCCTCGCCTTTGCGCAGGTCAGCGGCGGCAGGCTGACGCGGCTCCTGGCGCGCAGTTACTGCACCTTCTTCCGCGGCACGCCGCTGCTGATACAGCTATGGCTTCTCTACTACGGGGTGGGCTCGCTGCTGCCCATGGTCCCCGGCATCCGCCAGAGCCTCTTCTGGCCGATCCTGCGCGAGGGCTTCTTCTTCGCCGCCGTCAGCTTTACCCTGAACTACGCAGCCTACGAGGCAGAGGTGTTGCGCGGCGCGCTGCTCGCCGTTCCCAAGGGCGAGCTCGAAGCGGGCCGGGCCTTCGGCCTGTCGCCCTGGATGCTGATCCGCCGCATCTGGCTGCCGCGCGCCATTCGCATCGCCCTGCCGACGATTGCGGGAGAGATCGTCATGCAGCTCAAGGCGACGCCGCTCGCCTTTACGGTGACGGTGATGGATCTCTATGCCGTGGCAAACAAGGTTCGGCAGGACACGCTGCTCGTCTATGAACCGCTGCTGGTCGTCACCCTCTTCTATCTCGCGCTGACCGCCGTAATCGCCCGCGTCTTTCGAGGTCTCGAAGCGCAGGTGCCGGTTCGCCGCTAG
- a CDS encoding polar amino acid ABC transporter, inner membrane subunit (TIGRFAM: polar amino acid ABC transporter, inner membrane subunit~PFAM: binding-protein-dependent transport systems inner membrane component~KEGG: ret:RHE_PC00161 amino acid ABC transporter permease) has translation MATTQQGILDLLSPYPPGWGGVLLAGAVSTVAISACAFAIGLLLGTGGALGKLSGNRMLRLLLDLYTTLIRAVPELILIVGLYYAGTDGLNRLLAALELPPVNVNGFVAAVAVLGFVQGAYMTEVLRGAILAIPVGQIEAAKAFGMGPVLRFRRVLLPALLPNALPGLANLWMSVTKDSALVAVVGYQELALATRLAGASTKHYFVFFLASALLYLAITLVSNVVFKLIEARVRRGQPRLA, from the coding sequence ATGGCGACCACGCAACAAGGTATTCTGGACCTGCTGTCTCCCTATCCTCCGGGATGGGGCGGCGTCCTTTTGGCAGGTGCGGTCTCCACGGTCGCCATCTCCGCTTGCGCCTTCGCGATCGGGCTGCTGCTCGGCACGGGCGGCGCGCTTGGAAAGCTTTCGGGCAACCGCATGCTCCGCCTCCTGCTTGATCTCTATACCACGCTGATCCGCGCCGTTCCCGAGCTGATCCTGATCGTCGGGCTCTATTATGCCGGCACCGATGGCCTCAACCGGCTGCTCGCCGCGTTGGAGCTGCCGCCGGTCAATGTGAATGGGTTCGTGGCGGCCGTTGCGGTGCTGGGTTTCGTCCAGGGTGCCTACATGACGGAGGTGCTGCGCGGCGCGATCCTCGCCATTCCCGTCGGCCAGATCGAGGCCGCCAAGGCCTTCGGCATGGGACCGGTACTGAGGTTCCGCCGGGTCCTGCTGCCGGCGCTCCTGCCAAACGCGCTGCCGGGTCTTGCCAATCTGTGGATGTCGGTCACCAAGGACAGCGCGCTGGTCGCGGTCGTCGGCTACCAGGAACTGGCGCTCGCCACCCGTCTTGCCGGGGCAAGCACCAAGCATTACTTCGTCTTTTTCCTTGCTTCGGCCCTTCTCTATCTCGCCATCACGCTTGTTTCCAACGTCGTCTTCAAACTGATCGAGGCACGGGTACGGCGGGGGCAGCCGCGCCTTGCCTGA
- a CDS encoding ABC transporter related (PFAM: ABC transporter related~SMART: AAA ATPase~KEGG: ret:RHE_PC00159 amino acid ABC transporter ATP-binding protein), with protein sequence MADQPFPALRVEDLHKSFGSQEVLKGISAQAEKSDVISIIGSSGSGKSTFLRCINFLETPDRGRIAVNGEEIALKMGRGGRLQPRSWRQIERLRTGLGMVFQSFNLWAHRTVLENVIEAPVHVMGISRREAIEKAEALLHKVGLFDKRHAYPAFLSGGQQQRAAIARALCVDPAVMLFDEPTSALDPELVGEVLKVIRDLAEEGRTMLIVTHEMRFARDVSSRVLFLHQGRIEEEGPPEQIFGAPVSARCREFTGLSAH encoded by the coding sequence ATGGCAGATCAACCCTTTCCTGCTCTTCGCGTCGAAGATCTCCATAAAAGCTTCGGCTCGCAAGAGGTTCTCAAGGGTATTTCGGCGCAGGCCGAGAAGTCCGATGTAATTTCGATCATCGGCTCGTCGGGCTCCGGCAAGAGCACTTTTCTCAGATGCATCAATTTCCTAGAAACGCCTGATCGTGGCCGCATTGCCGTAAACGGCGAGGAGATCGCGCTGAAGATGGGGCGGGGCGGCCGGCTGCAGCCGCGCAGCTGGCGGCAGATCGAACGGCTGCGGACCGGACTGGGGATGGTCTTCCAGAGTTTCAATCTCTGGGCTCATCGGACGGTGCTGGAAAACGTCATCGAGGCGCCAGTGCACGTCATGGGCATTTCGCGACGCGAGGCCATCGAAAAGGCCGAGGCCCTGCTTCACAAGGTCGGGCTCTTCGACAAGCGCCATGCCTATCCCGCTTTCCTCTCCGGCGGTCAGCAGCAACGCGCGGCGATTGCCCGGGCGCTCTGCGTCGACCCTGCTGTCATGCTGTTCGACGAGCCGACATCGGCGCTTGATCCGGAGCTGGTCGGCGAGGTCCTGAAGGTCATCCGCGATCTCGCGGAAGAAGGCCGGACCATGTTGATCGTCACGCATGAAATGCGCTTCGCCCGTGACGTCTCGAGCCGTGTTCTCTTTCTGCATCAGGGACGGATCGAGGAAGAAGGCCCGCCGGAGCAGATCTTCGGGGCGCCGGTCAGCGCCCGCTGCCGGGAGTTCACCGGCCTCAGCGCCCACTGA
- a CDS encoding homocysteine S-methyltransferase (PFAM: homocysteine S-methyltransferase~KEGG: ret:RHE_PC00163 homocysteine S-methyltransferase protein), which yields MSTMRILDGGMSRELLRLGAELKQPEWSALALINAPDIVRKVHQEFIAAGSEVVTTNSYALVPFHIGEDRFWKEGPALIRLAGRLAREAADAVTDRKVLVAGSLPPIFGSYEPQNFQPSRVQDYLEVLVENLSPFVDIWLGETLSLIAEAEAVRKAVATSGKPLWISFTLADNEVAIRGGEPKLRSEERVEDAASWVVSSGAEALLFNCSKPEVMQAAVETAARVFRTMDARIEIGVYANAFEGEQGEAAANEGLHKTRNDLNDDAYSRYACSWAEAGATIIGGCCGIGAAHIHRLKKTLLD from the coding sequence ATGAGCACGATGCGAATTCTCGATGGCGGCATGAGCCGCGAACTGTTGCGGCTGGGCGCCGAGCTGAAACAACCGGAATGGTCGGCATTGGCGCTGATCAATGCGCCTGATATCGTCCGTAAGGTACACCAGGAATTCATCGCCGCCGGCTCTGAGGTCGTTACGACAAACAGCTATGCGCTCGTGCCCTTTCACATCGGCGAGGATCGGTTCTGGAAGGAAGGGCCAGCGCTGATCCGTCTCGCCGGTCGCTTGGCGCGCGAGGCGGCCGATGCCGTCACGGATCGGAAGGTGCTGGTTGCCGGTTCGCTTCCGCCGATCTTCGGCTCATACGAGCCGCAGAATTTTCAGCCTTCACGGGTGCAGGATTATCTCGAGGTGCTTGTCGAAAATCTTTCTCCCTTCGTCGATATATGGCTCGGTGAGACGTTGAGCCTGATTGCCGAGGCAGAGGCTGTCCGCAAGGCGGTGGCGACGTCAGGCAAGCCGCTCTGGATTTCGTTCACCCTGGCAGATAACGAGGTAGCCATAAGGGGCGGCGAACCGAAGCTTCGCTCCGAAGAAAGGGTCGAGGACGCGGCATCCTGGGTGGTTTCATCGGGCGCCGAAGCCCTTTTGTTCAATTGCAGCAAGCCTGAGGTCATGCAGGCGGCCGTGGAGACCGCGGCGCGCGTGTTCCGGACAATGGACGCGCGCATCGAAATCGGCGTCTATGCCAATGCCTTCGAAGGGGAGCAAGGCGAGGCAGCCGCCAATGAAGGCCTGCATAAGACCCGCAACGACCTAAATGACGATGCCTACTCGCGCTATGCCTGCTCCTGGGCTGAGGCCGGCGCGACCATCATCGGCGGCTGCTGCGGCATTGGCGCCGCCCATATCCATCGCCTGAAGAAGACGCTTTTGGATTGA
- a CDS encoding Chloride channel core (PFAM: Chloride channel core; CBS domain containing protein~SMART: CBS domain containing protein~KEGG: ret:RHE_PC00165 chloride channel protein), with translation MAQHPPNNRPHDFTGGLSRREAGDFTTDRRVLLLVGMSIIVGTAGAFAAWCLVSLIALVTNVIWFGQIGIQPASLAAVPRSLWVVLVPPLGGLVIGLMARFGSEKIRGHGIPEAIEAILIGGSRMSPKVAVLKPLSSAISIGTGGPFGAEGPIIMTGGAIGSLFAQFFHMSAAERKTLLVAGAAAGMTAIFGSPIAAVMLAVELLLFEWKPRSFIPVAVAACVSICWRPLLFGVGPLFPTHFQVALPWWGIFACAAMGIISGLQSGLLTTLLYRIEDLFEALPIHWMWWPALGGLVIGLGGLIEPRAMGVGYDIIDGLLNNRLLAPAVMSILLVKTIIWLFALSSGTSGGVLAPLLIFGGALGWLVGLVMPGNDPGFWALLGMAAMMGGTMRAPLTGTFFAMEITGDVSTLVPLLAATVVAYAVTVLLLRRSILTEKIARRGQHITREYGVDPFELSRASEIMISDVDTLPVAMTMGEACDFFASQRKTHRIYPVVDATGRLAGVVSRADALLWQGNPDLASQTLAENVTDDSVPVGHPDDTVAFIADLMLSTGDGRIPIVDPTSGKLCGLIARKDLLRLRSSYRSAELDRRPYLTASSKSKSR, from the coding sequence ATGGCGCAGCATCCACCAAACAACCGGCCGCACGATTTCACCGGCGGTCTTTCCCGGCGCGAGGCCGGCGATTTCACCACCGACAGGCGGGTCCTCCTCCTGGTCGGCATGTCCATCATTGTCGGCACCGCCGGCGCGTTTGCCGCCTGGTGTCTCGTCAGCCTCATTGCGCTGGTGACGAATGTCATCTGGTTCGGGCAGATCGGCATCCAGCCTGCCTCTCTGGCTGCGGTGCCGCGCTCGCTGTGGGTGGTGCTTGTTCCGCCGCTGGGTGGACTTGTCATCGGACTGATGGCCCGTTTCGGGTCGGAGAAGATCCGCGGCCACGGCATTCCCGAGGCGATCGAGGCCATCCTGATCGGCGGCAGCCGGATGTCGCCGAAGGTCGCGGTCCTGAAGCCGCTGTCGTCTGCCATTTCCATCGGAACCGGCGGCCCGTTCGGCGCCGAGGGGCCGATCATCATGACCGGCGGTGCGATCGGATCGCTGTTCGCGCAATTCTTTCACATGAGTGCGGCCGAGCGGAAAACGCTGCTCGTCGCCGGTGCGGCCGCAGGCATGACGGCGATTTTCGGTTCGCCGATCGCCGCGGTCATGCTGGCGGTCGAACTGCTGTTGTTCGAATGGAAGCCGCGCAGCTTCATTCCCGTCGCCGTTGCCGCCTGCGTGTCGATCTGCTGGCGCCCGCTGCTGTTCGGCGTCGGCCCGCTGTTCCCGACCCACTTCCAGGTGGCCTTGCCCTGGTGGGGTATTTTTGCCTGTGCGGCGATGGGCATCATCTCCGGCCTGCAATCGGGATTGCTGACGACGCTGCTCTACCGGATCGAGGACCTGTTCGAAGCCTTGCCGATCCACTGGATGTGGTGGCCGGCGCTCGGCGGTCTCGTCATCGGTCTCGGCGGCCTGATCGAACCGCGGGCAATGGGCGTCGGCTACGACATCATCGATGGCTTGCTCAACAACCGGCTGCTCGCCCCGGCTGTCATGTCGATCCTGCTGGTGAAGACGATCATCTGGCTGTTTGCCCTGTCGTCGGGCACCTCCGGTGGCGTGCTTGCGCCGCTCCTCATCTTCGGCGGGGCTCTCGGATGGCTGGTCGGTCTTGTCATGCCGGGCAATGATCCCGGCTTCTGGGCGCTGCTCGGAATGGCGGCGATGATGGGTGGAACCATGCGTGCACCGCTGACGGGCACTTTCTTTGCGATGGAGATCACCGGCGACGTCAGCACGCTCGTTCCGCTGCTTGCCGCAACCGTGGTGGCCTATGCCGTCACCGTGCTTTTGCTGCGCCGCTCGATCCTGACCGAGAAGATCGCCCGCCGCGGTCAGCACATCACCCGCGAATATGGCGTCGACCCGTTCGAACTGTCGCGCGCAAGCGAGATCATGATCAGCGATGTCGACACGCTTCCCGTCGCCATGACGATGGGAGAGGCCTGCGATTTCTTTGCCTCGCAGCGGAAGACGCACCGGATCTATCCGGTGGTCGATGCGACAGGCAGGCTGGCCGGCGTCGTATCGAGAGCCGACGCTCTGCTCTGGCAGGGGAATCCGGACCTTGCCAGCCAGACGCTCGCGGAAAACGTGACGGATGATTCCGTTCCGGTGGGGCATCCTGATGATACGGTCGCATTCATCGCCGATCTGATGCTGTCGACCGGCGACGGACGCATTCCGATCGTCGATCCGACCTCAGGGAAATTGTGCGGCCTGATCGCCCGCAAGGATCTGCTGCGGCTGCGCAGTTCCTACAGGTCGGCGGAACTGGATCGGCGCCCGTATCTCACCGCCAGCTCGAAGAGCAAGTCGCGGTAG
- a CDS encoding binding-protein-dependent transport systems inner membrane component (PFAM: binding-protein-dependent transport systems inner membrane component~KEGG: ret:RHE_PC00168 aliphatic sulfonate ABC transporter permease), giving the protein MSYEINQVLPRSFGRLKNSESHISTLALQVRGVLASLLPRYGLLIGFLVFWQVSSTRGWVNPAIFPPLDVILSALWTNLANGALLDDIAISLQRSGTAFAFAVVIGIPLGLFMGQVRAVEQALDPILQLFRQTSALALYPVFILLLGLGETSKIFVIFWATLFPVLLATIGGVKEVDKKLIEMARTYGAGPLTIFRRVILPASVPAIFVGLRLSATTALLLLIAAEMIGANKGIGFQVMNAQYNFQIPLMFAAILLLAFLGLAANALLVLLQRRLCRWSQPSR; this is encoded by the coding sequence ATGTCCTATGAAATCAACCAGGTTCTTCCGAGAAGCTTCGGCCGCCTGAAAAACAGCGAAAGCCATATTTCCACTCTCGCCTTGCAAGTGCGCGGGGTGCTCGCATCGCTTTTGCCGCGCTACGGCCTTCTCATCGGCTTCCTCGTATTCTGGCAGGTGTCGAGCACCAGGGGCTGGGTCAATCCCGCTATCTTCCCGCCCCTGGACGTGATCCTGTCCGCTCTTTGGACCAATCTTGCCAACGGCGCGCTGCTCGATGATATCGCCATCAGCCTGCAGCGATCCGGAACTGCCTTCGCCTTTGCCGTGGTGATCGGCATTCCGCTCGGCCTGTTCATGGGCCAGGTTCGTGCGGTCGAACAGGCGCTCGATCCGATCCTGCAGCTCTTCCGCCAGACCTCGGCGCTGGCGCTCTACCCGGTCTTCATCCTGCTGCTTGGCCTCGGCGAAACATCGAAGATCTTCGTGATCTTCTGGGCCACACTGTTTCCGGTGCTGCTTGCCACGATCGGCGGCGTCAAGGAAGTGGACAAGAAGCTCATCGAGATGGCGCGGACCTATGGCGCCGGACCGCTGACCATCTTCCGCCGCGTCATCCTGCCGGCGTCGGTACCGGCGATCTTCGTCGGCCTGCGTCTTTCGGCGACGACGGCACTTCTGCTGCTGATTGCCGCCGAGATGATCGGCGCCAACAAGGGCATCGGCTTCCAGGTTATGAATGCCCAGTACAATTTCCAGATCCCGCTGATGTTTGCAGCGATCCTTCTGCTCGCCTTCCTCGGGCTTGCCGCCAATGCCTTGCTCGTTCTCTTGCAGCGCCGTCTCTGCCGCTGGTCTCAGCCGAGCCGCTGA